One stretch of Zingiber officinale cultivar Zhangliang chromosome 6B, Zo_v1.1, whole genome shotgun sequence DNA includes these proteins:
- the LOC121992588 gene encoding putative disease resistance protein RGA3, producing the protein MAGGGGFLSSMFTTMVTKLHSLASPSTTSSSSSSPHNTIEQEMSKLTETMRRIQAKLDDSESEEENHAKSHSEKLWLSELKDVAYDAEDVVEEYEYEVLRSKQLHENNSGAHEDELANKAAAIRKRFDEITKEWKLLKLPKKAEKRKRSPMLSDMNRETGSLVVESDVLGREEEKDMLVKWLLSKNDTTGNGVSVIAVIGMGGLGKTTLAQLVYNDQRVKSYFDLTGWVCVSENFHVVSLTEKILESFTKVEVHKELDGLQHALQEKLQGKRFLLILDDVWNEEFTLWDELRKPLVSAQVSKVIVTTRNHRVAGIMGTRSPLDLNCLSFDICWQLFKRVTLEGAYKRLQPHLEELGRKIVDKCKGLPLAVKVLGGALRNNEDIDSWEKILENEMWELEETNNGVLPALKISYDCMPIQLKRCFQYLSIFPKDTSLDSEEIVRLWMSQGLLPLDGDMRAEDIGRNYIKRLVERSMLNSVEINVDSSFVMHDLVHDLAQYITQDECLCVMDNKFDAKKLQKIRHLSVSVKYPNLLKPLETIKDLQQLKLMRTLFITGPGWPYFMIRQYNFFKILDDLFQKLKYIRALHLSKIDITELPDSLGNLKLLRYLSIRSAKIRMLPESICNLYYLQTLDLIATNVHEFPRKIGNLISLRHLLLPYNYKGVFFPSGIGNMTNLQTLRRFNVSCEKEHCDIGELNSLMKLGGHISIYNVASVNIFSNSKPPLKTKKYIDSLELDWSGVPFDIFKDEKKAKWQLEYLEPHVNLKILEINNYPAFKFVGWVGASSFTKLTKLVLKYCKYCSKLPPLGQLPSLEELEIAGMHYVRHVGREFCSMLMASPSSSQNKIAFPSLKDLIFRDMKNWEEWDGVEIGDFPSIHSIKLYGCPRLIKFPQWPFMSSVKKMTLDSGGVPDVSCFPSLKHLEITVRTQEYSEVMSKCYFPTLQHLILSYSKVESIHLSQRRLPSLKTLKIHDSNELRVVTGLKNLTSLNSLIIKECPNLEFKKLPATLAQVQLYRCRLFKKGFKEQHMRNVLGEEEEEIENLLDFLVWIAEEDDNNDGGEDMRNEGEEEEMEIDLELRLWND; encoded by the exons ATGGCCGGAGGAGGAGGCTTCCTGTCTTCCATGTTCACCACGATGGTAACCAAGCTGCATAGCTTGGCTTCACCGTCAacaacatcatcttcttcttcgtcgcCACACAACACTATTGAACAAGAGATGAGTAAGCTGACAGAGACGATGAGGAGAATCCAAGCCAAACTTGATGACTCAGAGTCAGAGGAGGAGAATCATGCAAAAAGTCACTCGGAGAAGCTTTGGCTTAGCGAGCTCAAAGATGTTGCCTATGATGCCGAAGACGTAGTAGAAGAGTACGAGTACGAGGTGTTGCGTTCCAAACAATTGCATGAGAACAACAGCGGGGCACATGAG GATGAACTAGCAAATAAAGCCGCAGCGATAAGGAAAAGGTTTGATGAGATCACCAAGGAGTGGAAACTCCTAAAGTTGCCTAAGAAGGctgaaaaaagaaagagaagccCCATGCTCTCAGATATGAACCGAGAAACAGGTTCTTTAGTGGTTGAATCAGATGTTCTTGGAAGAGAAGAGGAAAAGGATATGCTGGTTAAATGGCTGCTGTCAAAGAATGATACAACAGGAAATGGAGTTTCTGTAATTGCTGTAATTGGGATGGGGGGACTTGGTAAAACAACACTGGCTCAGCTTGTCTATAATGATCAAAGAGTGAAAAGCTATTTCGATTTAACAGGATGGGTTTGTGTATCTGAAAATTTTCATGTTGTTAGTTTGACAGAGAAGATTCTGGAATCATTTACAAAAGTGGAAGTTCATAAAGAACTTGATGGGCTCCAACATGCACTACAAGAGAAACTGCAGGGAAAaaggtttttgttgatattagatgACGTTTGGAATGAAGAATTCACTCTCTGGGATGAATTAAGAAAGCCCTTAGTATCAGCTCAAGTGAGTAAAGTTATAGTGACCACTAGAAATCATCGAGTTGCAGGAATTATGGGGACAAGAAGTCCTCTTGACTTGAATTGCTTATCATTTGATATATGCTGGCAATTGTTCAAGAGAGTCACTTTGGAAGGAGCATATAAGAGACTACAACCACATCTTGAAGAGCTTGGTAGGAAGATAGTAGACAAGTGCAAAGGCTTACCTTTGGCTGTGAAAGTGCTAGGAGGTGCTCTCAGAAACAACGAAGATATAGATTCATGGGAGAAGATACTAGAGAATGAGATGTGGGAATTAGAAGAAACAAATAATGGAGTTTTACCAGCACTTAAAATATCATATGATTGCATGCCGATACAACTTAAAAGATGCTTCCAATACCTGTCCATATTTCCCAAAGACACAAGTTTAGATTCAGAAGAAATAGTCCGATTATGGATGTCACAaggtcttcttcctcttgatggaGATATGAGAGCTGAGGACATAGGCAGAAATTACATAAAAAGATTGGTTGAGAGGTCAATGTTAAATTCTGTAGAGATCAATGTAGACTCCTCTTTTGTGATGCATGATCTTGTTCACGACCTTGCACAATATATAACTCAAGATGAATGCCTCTGTGTGATGGATAACAAATTCGACGCAAAGAAATTACAAAAAATTCGACACTTGTCGGTGAGCGTAAAATATCCTAATCTACTAAAACCCCTGGAGACAATAAAAGATCTTCAACAACTAAAACTCATGCGGACACTTTTTATTACAGGACCTGGGTGGCCATATTTTATGATAAGAcaatacaatttttttaaaatccttgacgatctttttcaaaaattgaaataCATACGAGCACTCCATTTAAGCAAGATCGACATCACAGAGCTACCAGATTCATTGGGCAATCTCAAACTGCTTCGTTACCTTTCTATACGGAGTGCTAAAATAAGGATGCTTCCAGAGTCCATATGCAACCTTTACTACTTGCAAACTCTAGATCTGATAGCGACAAATGTTCATGAATTCCCAAGGAAGATTGGAAATTTAATAAGCCTACGTCATCTTTTGCTTCCTTACAATTATAAAGGTGTCTTTTTTCCATCTGGAATTGGAAACATGACCAACTTGCAGACACTCAGACGCTTCAACGTCAGTTGTGAAAAAGAGCATTGCGACATAGGAGAATTGAATAGTTTGATGAAACTTGGAGGGCATATCTCCATTTATAATGTAGCATCCGTGAATATATTTTCAAACTCAAAACCCCCTCTGAAGACAAAAAAGTATATTGATTCTTTGGAGTTAGATTGGAGTGGAGTTCCTTTTGACATTTTCAAAGATGAAAAGAAGGCAAAGTGGCAGCTCGAGTACCTGGAACCGCATGTCAATCTCAAGATCCTTGAAATAAACAACTATCCAGCTTTCAAATTTGTTGGATGGGTGGGCGCTTCATCCTTCACTAAGTTGACCAAGTTGGTTCTAAAATATTGTAAGTATTGCAGTAAACTTCCACCGTTGGGTCAACTTCCTTCTCTAGAAGAGCTTGAGATAGCTGGGATGCATTATGTTCGACATGTGGGACGTGAATTTTGCTCCATGCTAATGGCTTCTCCATCTTCTTCCCAAAACAAAATTGCATTTCCCTCTCTAAAAGACTTGATATTCAGAGATATGAAAAATTGGGAAGAGTGGGATGGAGTGGAGATTGGTGATTTCCCCAGTATCCATTCTATTAAACTTTATGGATGTCCTAGGCTGATCAAGTTTCCCCAGTGGCCCTTTATGTCTTCCGTGAAAAAAATGACATTGGATAGTGGTGGTGTACCTGATGTTTCATGTTTCCCTTCACTGAAACATTTAGAAATTACAGTCAGAACTCAAGAATATAGTGAGGTGATGTCCAAGTGTTACTTTCCAACGCTCCAACACTTGATATTATCATATAGCAAAGTGGAATCTATTCATTTATCACAGAGACGACTACCTTCACTGAAGACTTTAAAGATTCATGATTCTAACGAATTGAGGGTCGTTACAGGGTTAAAGAATCTCACCTCCTTGAATTCTTTAATTATAAAGGAATGTCCTAATCTCGAGTTCAAGAAGTTACCAGCCACCCTCGCACAAGTGCAGCTCTACAGGTGTCGTTTGTTCAAGAAAGGGTTCAAAGAACAGCATATGCGCAATGTCTTG ggagaggaagaggaggagatagAAAATCTTCTGGATTTTCTAGTTTGGATTGCTGAAGAGGATGACAACAATGATGGTGGAGAGGATATGCGCAATGAG ggagaggaagaggagatggAGATAGATCTGGAGTTACGACTTTGGAATGATTGA